In Cinclus cinclus chromosome 1, bCinCin1.1, whole genome shotgun sequence, the sequence TTCTAATACAGGAAGTTATTCCAACATTTGACATGGCTGCCAATGAGATCTTTTTTGATCGTTACCCTGATTCAATACTAGAGCATCAAATTCAAGTAAGGCCATATAATGCACTGAAGACCAGGAACATGAGAAATCTAAACCCTGAAGGTAAAATTGTTGCTTACCATGTTAGAAAAGAATCTTAAAGGTTTTCATAAACTTAGTGAATAATAACATAGGGTTACACTGACAATATAAAACTGTACTTGTGGTCCATCCAGACCAATGTCTTCCATTCATATCTATTTCAGAAGCAAATGCTTTAGAGcccaaatgcaaaataatctgTCCATAAAGGAAATCTCTCCTGTCATCAACTACTCATGTTCTTAGTTCTGCAAGTGCAAAGAATTCTTTCTTTTGTATACATGCTCCTGTAAATTAGAATATTTGTATTACACACTTAGGATTCTTTTTGCTTAAACAAAATAGTAATAACCTGTCTGTTTACCTTCTGCCTAAAAACTATTGTAATGTGAAATTTTgaagtttatttaaattttaagagTACGAGGCCATGACACtagtttctgtatttttgtagaCATTGATCAACTCATCACCATCAGTGGCATGGTCATCAGAAGTTCCCAGTTAATTCCTGAGATGCAGGAAGCATTCTTTAGATGTCAGGTTTGCGCTTTCACCACCAGAGTGGAAATTGATCGTGGCAGGATTGCTGAGCCATCAGTGTGCAAGAACTGTAACACAACGCACAGTATGGCGCTGATTCACAACAGATCCATGTTCTCTGACAAACAGATGGTATGTTGCCTTAGGTAGTGGCTAAAATGAAAGAGTTGCTAGTTTTTGCTCCCCCACCCTCCTGAAAtcatcaacagcattaattatgTATCTTGAGATTGAATGCTTTGGAAAGAAAGTGTTTTGGAACATAGAAATGGGTGAAACAGCTTTGTGAAACAGCTTTGTGAAACAGGAAGTCTACTTTGGAGAAGAAATACATTAGGAAGATGAAATTAAGTGTGTACATCTCGTAGTGTTTCTGTATGGAAGGCCCTTTATATACAGGATGTCCGCTTCTAGGTGAGCTTGAATGTAGCAGCATTTTATCCATGCTAGTACCAATCAGCACAGTTCTCATTTTCATAATCTCTTTTAGTAATCAGTTTTGCTGTTCAGGTGGGGATGTTCCTGATTCAAAATGATTCTGAAAGCTGTGTTAATACAAAATCCTGTTGTATGCTCTGTGGAaaagctctgcttttttttgCAACTGAAACTTAAATGGTGTTTTTGCTAGATCAAACTGCAGGAGTCTCCTGAAGATATGCCAGCGGGACAGACTCCACATACGGTGGCACTCTTTGCTCACAATGACCTTGTTGATAAAGTTCAGCCAGGTGACAGAGTTAATGTCACAGGTAAAATTTGGtttgaatatttccatttttcattttctttgatttAACTGTGTGTAAAGGGACCTGATGGGATGCACTTCTAAGTGCTGAGGGAGCCGGATACTTTTTTTGTGGAGCCATTCAGTTGTCTATCTTTGAAAAGTCACAGTGACTGGCTAAAATACTAGAAAAAAGCCAATGGCActccctgcagtgggaaggAGACCTGGGGAACTGCAAGTCAGTCAGCTTCTTCCTGAGTCCTGGGAAAGGTGATAGAGCCAATAATACTGGAAACCTTTTCTGACTGGGACAGTGTTCTACACCCTCAGCAGatttacagagaaaaacaaaactggaaggaaGCAGTGCTTGATAGACCATGGCTGTGGTGCCAGCATTCTCCTGGGTTGTATTAGGAGCGttgccagcaggttgagggagtACTGGGTCCAGTTGCGGGGTCTCCCAGGGTAAGGGAGACATGGACATATAGGAGTGAATTCAGCAAAGGGCTATGACCATAACAGAAGCCTTGGTCATACACAAAAAAGCTAAGAAAGCTTtaactgctcagcctggagaataGAAAGCTTGGAGGAATCTTAGCAGCATGTTTAGAAACAGCTGATTTGGTGTGGGTGGAGGTGTGGTAGTGTCAAGAAGACAAAGTCAGACTCTTCTAATTATGCCCAGTGGCACAACAGAAGGCATTAGCTGAAATGCAAGCAATTCCAGTTAAAAACAGGAAGTTTTTTACTGTTTGTATGGTCAAGCCTCATGACAGGTTGACTGGCAAGGCTGTGTGGAATCTTTGCCCTTAGAGATACACAAAAGCTGGTGAGACACACCCTTTAGCAAGCAGTGGACTCCAGCTGACTACAGTCTGACCCCGTGACTGGACTAGACATCCCCAGGCTGTCTGACCTTCATTCTGAAGCTGTAGCTGAAGAGACAGTATCTTAAATCGTGTCTGCAGTCAGGAGAGTGATAATGTAGATTAAGTCTTGTGATACTGCAGCAACATATTACAAACcactttgttttaaaacaactgCTGTAAAAATCCCAAGCTGTTTGAAATGCATTAGAAAGCTGTTATTAAACTTGGCACttaaaaagagggggaaaggttGATGGGAGTGGGAATTTCAAAAGCATCaggcctgatttttttttttttccaaaatgctttcattgttGGTAACACTTTGAGTTCAAATGTAAAACACATATGTCGATCTGCAAAAATGGGTCTAGGTGACTTAAATACAGCTTCTACATGACTTAGAGTGAGAAATTAGATGACAGTATTTAGAAGAGCTCTTCTTCTTGGGAACTGGTAAAATTTTTAGGGTTTGGAATTGGCGTGTTTCTCCATATCTAATGCTGTGATTGAAATTTGTATTTAGGTATCTACAGGGCAGTCCCCATTCGAGTTAATCCCCGGGTCAGCAGTGTAAAATCCGTGTATAAGACCCACATTGACGTCATACACTATCGCAAGACAGACTCCAAACGCCTGCACGGTGTTGATGAGGAAACTGAGCAAAAGAGGTTTACAGAGGAACGTGTGGAAATGCTCAAAGAGCTTTCTAGAAAAGCAGACATATATGAGAGGCTTTCTTTAGCGTTGGCTCCAAGTATCTATGAGCATGAAGATATCAAAAAGGTGAAAAGTTCTGTATTTCTCTTATAAGATGTGTATTTTTATGTGTATGTATTTGTAGTTACTGTTTGTTGTTAATGTATCTTGAAACTTAAAAATTCAAAAAGCTGTTATCTTGAGCAGTCTTAAAATGTCATGGTCTATGTCAGAGTGGAGTTGCTTGTAAGTGCATCATAATTCTTTTCAAGTTATTAAGGAGCGTTAATTAGAGGGAAGATAGCTGAAAAGGTAGGAAGACATCAGAACTGGGAAGACTTAATTGCAGGATACATCTTGGACATTTCTTGGAAGTtcagattatttaagtaagtaAAGAGTAGCTTAAAAATGTTACTTGGTTGACTGAATTATGGAGTATCAAAACATTTACTTGGATAAGACTCTGTATCCAAGTATACTCTGTATGCAAGAAGGGACTGTTCCAATAAATTGTCAACTGAGGTACTAGAACACTAAAAACTGCAGTCAGTAGTGGGTCTCAAGGTATTGTTAGACATCAGAAACACTCCTCTTCCAAGTATATTCCTCTgaggtttttaaaatagatttataCATTATTATAGTTCACAGGTTCCTGAAAGTATAATTCAAAACCATATAATGATTTACTTATGAAGTGGGAACACAGCAATGACAGTTCCTTTTGTTACCTTCTCAACTTGCTAATAAAGGCACATCAAGTCTAGGGTGCGGAGCTGAGGAAAACTAAGGACCCTTCATCAGAAAGGATTCTTCAGGTTCCAACCAAAATCTGGTTATAATGACATACAAAAGTTCTGTCTTTAATGCTTGAAACTCGGATGCATTGAGTTGTGTTAAGTTTAGCAGTGTTTGTTCTTCAGATGTTTCAGCTGATCAGTTGGATTTGCTCTGTTACATCTATACAAAAagtgatattttcctttttataggGTATTCTGCTTCAGCTTTTTGGCGGATCGAGAAAGGATTTTAGTCACACAGGAAGAGGGAATTTTCGTGCAGAGATCAAcattcttctctgtggtgaTCCTGGTACTAGCaaatcccagctgctccagtaTGTGTATAACCTGGTTCCTCGAGGCCAGTATACTTCTGGCAAAGGCTCAAGTGCAGTTGGTCTTACTGCATATGTGATGAAGGATCCAGAAACACGGCAGCTGGTTCTTCAGACAGGAGCTCTAGTACTTAGTGACAATGGCATTTGCTGCATTGATGAGTTTGATAAAATGAATGAAAGCACAAGGTCAGTTCTACATGAAGTAATGGAACAACAGACACTCTCCATTGCAAAGGTAAATGAAAGTCAAGTTAATCCTAGAGGCTTTTGCTCTTGCTTTACTCAGAGGCTTTCACAATGCAGTTTTTGACTACAGTATCCATCTAATAACATTGGTGATCTCATGAAATGGGAGGGAGGTTTTGGTGGCGCAGCCATAGCTggtttcagaaatgtttttccttttgacaGGCTGGAATTATTTGCCAGTTAAATGCTCGTACATCTATCCTGGCAGCAGCTAATCCTATAGAATCACAGTGGAATCCGAAAAAGACTATTATTGAAAACATTCAGCTTCCTCATACACTGTTGTCAAGGTACTGAACTGCACTGCATGTGTCATTTTTAAGGGATGTTACACTTCCTCTTCTGAAAATGATTACACATAGTAGAATAGAACTACTGTGTTGTTCACAACCTAATGGAAAACTTTTATAGCACATACTTCAAATACTGTCCTTACAATATCTATGTGAGCACAGCAGTGCCTTCTAGTGTTTACATGTTGACCTTGAAGAGCAGGTGTGATAAGATATGTAGGATCTCTTTTATTTAATTCTATGTTTCATAATCATCTCCTAGAGAAGAGCTGTTCTGAAACTTAGGGTATTGATAACTTTAACAAAAATTCAGGATGCTTTTCTTAGCTCCATGAAGTTTTTGAAGTGAAAACAGTGATGCTCAGGGAACTTGGTGACAGAGGTGCTAGAATCCTAAGATCTGTGCCTGCTTCATGCTGCTTTGTAAAATTCAACTGAGGAGGTAGCTGTGCTGGTCAATCATTTGGGCAGTAGCTGTTAGAGCCACATTTAGTGCTTGCtgacagaaaattaaactaCATGCTGGAGTTGCATCTTCATAAGAATTTCCACAGTAACTAGAAATTTGAAGTACACTGATGGTATACTGGATATCCTGAGAACACTTATGGCTTAAATTTCAATTAAGAGCTGCTAGGTTTGAGCAGCATCTCAATTCCTCCATTTATTGGATTTAAgcctacaaaaaaaattattggcTGCCTAAAAATGCATTATCCATGTCTGCTTATAGTTGAGACTAGTTGAATATATTGTTTGTAAAATCATAAACCGCTTTCTTCAGGATCAAACTGcaagtgctttttaaattatttgtaatttaTTCAGTTACTTTTTTGCTGTTGTATTTCAGGGCAGTATCTTTAGCAGCAAGTTCTGTGCATTTGTTATgtgtgtgggatttttttgtttgtggcaGTTGCAACTTTCTTTTGGGGGGGAtgtggattttttaaagggaacaaAATATGTCAGCCTTGAACATGGAATCTGAATTTTGCAGAATGTACCTTGCTTTCAAAATTTCAAGTCCATAGGGTGTAAGCAAATCCATTGTGTTGTTCTGTACCTCGAGAATTCTAGAAAAATCTTCTTTCCAGTGTAAGAAAATTTCTACTGAGAGTAGGAATTAACAGTCTAGTAAGTCCTGTATTTACTATGTCAAATCCTTATAAACCAAGTACCTAAATGACAAGCAAATACGCACACTAATACTGGATCATATCCCATTCAGGTTTGACTTGATATTTTTGATGTTGGATCCACGTGATGAAGCTTATGACAGACGCCTTGCTCGCCATTTGGTTTCACTGTACTACCAAAGTGAAGAAAAGATGGAGGAGGAATACATGGATATGGCAGTGTTGAGGGATTACATTGCATATGCTCGTAGTTATGTAAATCCCAGATTAGGTGAAGAAGCAGGCCAAGCCCTTATTGAGGTAAAGGAATTGCCGCTGAGAATATTCAGTCTTTCCTGACTTGTCAGAAGTCGTGAAATTCCCTTGTATCTACACTATCTATACAACCTTCTGTAagatgcttgaaaaaaaaaggtttctgatGGAAAGAGGGATCAGATGAGTCATTCTGCATTCTAATGTTTAGCTTTCAGATATGTTGGTTTGGTTCCATCACATAAAACACATTAAAGTCTACCAAAGCAAAATGTGCCATCACAGACACAAGTACTGAAGACTAATCCAGAATTCTGAAGTAATTCAAAATTGATTCTTTACCATGGTTTAATTGCTCtataacaaaaaaagaaaaaaaaaattgatgtgGGTATTCATCACTGCAGAGGAACCGTGAACGGTGTGAGCAGAAATTGAATATTTGGAATGGCTTGCCAGAATTGCTCATATTCTGAAACCAGAGGTGGGAGATGCAGGGGGCTGAAAAGGAATATGCAGTGAAGCATGTAACGAGTGCATCCCTTTCAGGCGTATGTGGACATGAGGAAGATTGGCAGTGGCAGGGGAATGATTTCCGCGTACCCCCGGCAGCTGGAGTCTCTGATCCGGCTGGCGGAGGCGCACGCCAAGGTGCGCTTCTCTGAGAAGGTTGAAACAATTGATGTGGAGGAAGCAAAACGCCTCCATCGGGAAGCACTGAAACAATCTGCCACTGATCCAAGGACTGGAATTGTGGACATATCCATTCTCACAACAGGTTTGTGCCTCTGTAGTGTTAAAGCAGGGCTGCTGTTgggattttgtgatttttaaaatgtagcttAACCTGTCCTTTGTAGCTGATTGCTAAAAGGAATTTCTATTGCTTTTATTAGGAATGAGCGCAACAGCTCGTAAGCGGAAAGAGGAATTGGCTCAAGCCTTACGGAAGCTCATCCAGTCAAAGGGTAAAGCACCATCTCTGAAGTACCAACAGCTTTTGGATGATCTCCGAGCACAGTCTGATACAGTaagttttcctgctttgtttttacatttccattgattttaaaagcatttttttccaaatgaagaTGCTTGTCATCAAATCACACGGtggaaggaaatggaaacaTGAAGGATTTGTTGGCATGACTAGAAAGCCAGTTCTGTTACAGACAAATGACTTGAATCTGCCTTACCTTAGTTTATTCTGGCTTCTGGAGTTAGCAAACTCAGCTTCAGGGTTCCAGGCCAGACTTCAGCTTTCGCATAGAACAAATGaaaacttcaaataaaaatattagaaaattgGTGGAAAGTACAGCATTTTTACTATGTTTGAAGTGTTTCCCCCATCTTTATTTgatttgttccttttccttaaGGCTGTCACAAAGGAAATGTTTGAAGAAGCTCTTCGTGCCTTGGCTGATGAGGACTTCCTGACTGTGACTGGAAAGACTGTGAGGCTGCTGTGAGTTACCCTGTGTTTGAGAGCCCACTGTCACAACCTGTACTTCGCCGTACTCCAGACAGCATCAGTCTGCAAGATCTCTGAGATTTGGAACTATCATCTGCTGTGGCAGGCATAGCCTTTCCCTGCCAACTGTCTTGGCTTCACTTTGCCTTCCTGTATTGCCCCTGCAAGATTGTCACAGCTTGGGCTATTATTTGCTATGACAAGGGTAGTCATGATTAAGTGGCATCACTGTCATTACAAGATATTATGAAAATCCTCATGTCAATAATGCTAAATTTAGCTGAATGTAATTACTAATATGGCAGGGACTTTGTGTTTGTTATTATGTTTTTTTAGAGCATAGTAAAAATATTGCCTGTATTTCCATTAAGTGACTTtttaataaatgcaatttttactGTTAGTATTGCAGtaagctaaaataaaattttgacttAAAAAGGATTCTCTTGTGTTCATTTCAAGTGCTGTaatcctgtgctgggcactttTCTGTCTAGAGTTCTGCAATTTTTGGGAAGGTGTTACTGAGAGCATGAAAGGAAATCAgcgttttggttttttggtttttttttttgtctgaccTGAGTGTACTGTGGACATATCCTCAATGTAAAAAAATAGATTCTACTTGAAACTACATCTTTTTACTTCAATTTTAAGTCTGACTAATTAAATACCCATCTTTGGTGTAATGACATATAATCAGTCTTGAAAGAACAAGGTCTTGTTCTTTACAATAATATTCCCAAAGGCCTGGTATGGGtgattttttaatggaaaaatgcaATGCTATGTGGCCTTCCTCAGCTGTACAAAGCAGCATGTTTGCTTTATATGGTCttctttatttaaatgcattgtGCAGGTTAGAATCCTTGCATAACTATTTCAGCTAAACTTGTAATTGGATATTACTGAGAGATACCCCAAACTACTCTGCCTTTACTTcatgaagagggaaaaaaataatccatctATTTACTTGACGTGATCTTGGATAATATTGTGTTCATCCTAAAAGAATGATGAGTCTTTCTCTAATAATTAGGCATTCCTGAGATAGATGTCTGTGTTACTGTCCACACTGCTTACAGTAGATGtgataaaaaaattatgtatcAAAGATCATGATCAGGAATACTTTTTATAAAAAAGGTTTAGCACGAGATGTTACAGGGAGAAAAACCCAGTGGCAACACATTGTGAACTGAGAAAAGCTTGGCTGAAACTAAGTCCCTACAGAGCAGCCATAAGGATTCCCTATGGGATTTAGTATGACCATTCTAGTCATTTTATATCTACTGATCATATTGAAAGTAGTCACATTTGGGTATGCCTTGAATTTTCAGGTATGCCTGAGTGTTCAAGGGGAAGATTAAATTTTTGGCCTCCAGAGACACACCAAGAAATGGAATAATAAATTTTTCGGATTCCACACACATTTTCTTCACCCATGAACAGACTGAAGATGTGAGGAAATAAGGCCTTTTTGCACACTGAGGTGCTCAGTTTAACATTCAAGACACAACAAATATAGCATAACATGACTGAGATCTAAAAAGCTGCACttgctgtgcagctcctggaagGGTCAGGGGAAACTGCACCCTAATGAAACACACAATGTctggagaaggaccagaagaaattaataagaTGTTGGGGGAAGTTGGTGAATCACATGGTCATGGTTATCTCTGAAGCTCTAACAAGTGTGCTTCCAGATATGTTAGAGACATCAGCCTCTTACAAGCACCTCTGCAAAATGGAAGGAGAGAAGTCTGAGGTGCTGCCTGCACACAGGCCATGGCTAAAAGACATGGATGCTGTAGTGTGCTTTCCAGAATACAGACCTGGGAGGAAAGAGGCGACAGCCTTTAGCTCTAAATTTAAATTGACTGATCCAGCTCATACTGCAGCTTCATAAAGATCATTAATGAAAGAAGATGTATCTCAGCAGGGATCACAATGGACAGCAGGGGAAGAACAAGCATTCTTAAACTCTTTCCACTGTGTCATCAAGACACATTAATTCAGGTCTCTAACCATCATTCATCCATTGTGTGCTGACTTGGGATGCtgtagaattaattttcttcacagtggctgttGTGGGgttgtattttaaatttgcgctgaacacagggttgacAGTACAGAGATGTGtttgttactgctgagcagtgattacacagagccaaaaccttttctgcttctcGTATTGCCATGTTGGCATGGGAGGTAGGGAGGAGatagccaggacaggtgactccagcagaccaaagggatatttcaGACCCTATGACAACATACCCACTATGTAActtgggggaagaaggaggaaagggggTGGACATTTGAAGTGATGTCATTTGTCTTCCTAAGTAACCATTACACCTGATGgggccctgctttcctggggaatGGCTGGACActtgcctgcccatgggaagcagtgagttaattccttgttttgctttgcttgtgtgcatggcttttgctttccctatttaAACTGCCTTTATTTCAACCACTGAGCTCTCCAGCTTTTACACTTCTAATTGTCTCCCTACTGGTGGGGGGAGTGGGGGAGCAACTGTGTGGGGCTTGGTgactggctggggttaaaccacgaCGCATTGTTTTTCATTAAGCATGGAAAAATGTCACACTGtagatttttcttcctgctcaatGTAACTTACACTGTCCAGGAAGTCAACTGTTACAACAGAGGATTGGTCTATACAGTTAAATAAACCCGATTTAGGTAATAAGGGCAGAAGAAAAcgaggaaggaaaaaaaaaatcagcgtTACtccaattaaaacaaaataacattttagcGAAACAGTTACACCTTTCGTTTGGTAGCGTGGATCAATTCCCGTGTGGCAAAAGACTGGAGAATGCGGGCATCGATCCCGCTACCTCTCGCATGCTAAGCGAGCGCTCTACCATTTGAGCTAATTCCCCCTCGAGGGCGTTACTGGGATCACAGGACTCTGATCCTCGGCGAGCTCCGCGCGTAGAACGCAGCCCTCTCCATTGCTCCGACCTCCCTGCTCACAAATTAAAACACGCTCAACTTCGGTTCCAAAATCATACACCTGTAGCAATTCATTTAGCATTTCCCAATCAAGGAGCAAGAAACAAGGCAAACTGGAACAGACgtgttttccagctctgtgtgtgtatgtaataataaaaaataacccGTTTGCTACTTGCCGTTCACAAAAGAAACTACGTTGTGGCACTTAAGTTTTCTTGCTATACGAGTCAGGCTTTGTTTAatcatttttaaatacaatgaAGTATTTTTACTGCCAAGAGGAGCAAAACCAACTGTGGAGAATGCGGGCATCGATCCCGCTACCTCTCGCATGCTAAGCGAGCGCTCTACCATTTGAGCTAATTCCCCGCATCTACCAGCCCCCCTCAAGGTTCTTAAAACTggattttccagatttttttttcaatacttcACTCTGGATTCTGTGGATTGGTTATGTTAAGGTAAATTATCCAGCaggtattttgattttttttttttgtactgtgcTATCATATTTGTGTTTGGGCTTTTGACATCTAGGTggtctttatttaattttaaggtATTTGTCTTGGCCTGCTTTCGGTTTTTAACTAGAGGCAatagttttgcatttttaatatgGACAATAGTAATGTCCAGGCCAATTGCAATAAGCTTGTTTTGGATTTGAGCTTGGGCACATATAAAAAGTCTTATATTGTACTTGTTTTTCATATGTGCTACCAGTTTTTACTTGAATAACTGAGCTTAAATGTGTTTGGAAACTTGGAGCTCCAGTCGTAATTGCTGAGTTTATAGCTATtgagtttttttatttgtattaatgACTATTTAAATGGCTGGGTATACTGGGACGTATACCTTTTTAATTAGTCTAAAAAAATGTTGCTAGTATTATAACTATTATAGAGTGCCGTGAAGGGTGGAAGCTATTGTTATTTTGCTAATAGAGCGttttttagtttaatttatcCCCTGGGGGCTTGCTGGTACTTTGGTTTCGTGTAGGGTTACCTATGCTTTTTTTAacggggttttttatttttgttagcaCCGAGGCAGTTTTTTCAGCATTCTGGCACAGTCTCATTTGTAGGGCTTTGTTTACCAcctgtttttactttttactaGAAAACAAAGTTGGAAAAGGAACTAAAAACTTGGGGGGGAAAGGGATAAAAATCTCAGTGTGCTTGAGTGACTTCTACGAGTAGTCTTTGTAGATTTACACGCCTTTTCGTATTTGCACTGTAAGAGATGTAAAAAATGGAATAAACGCTAGAGGATGCACTGCTCAGGAAAACGAGTTGTTTCATCCAAGGAACTCAGCAGGAAATGCTCCTCATACGCCAAGTGTGTAGCCAGCCCGGCTTTTCGGCCGCGGGGCTTTGCACGTGAATTTGGAGATGACTCGGTGGTGTTAGCCAGAGCGACTCAACACAGAGGGGatccagcagcagtgcagccgCCCGGCAGCCCCCGAGGCGTGGGGAATTAGCTCAAATGGTAGAGCGCTCGCTTAGCATGCGAGAGGTAGCGGGATCGATGCCCGCATTCTCCAGCGTTTTGATGGGTTGCGCAAGCGGTGGGATA encodes:
- the MCM4 gene encoding DNA replication licensing factor MCM4, with the protein product MSSPASTPSRRRGKRGRGSNPPTRKSQDARSPPSQKRRTDDSTSTGELQPMPTSPPADVQSPGAADALFSSPPQFRHSAIPLDFDISSPLTYGTPSSRVEGTPRSGVRGTPVRQRPDLGSARKARQVDLHSDGLAEDIATEQSLGQKLVIWGTDVNVASCKEKFQRFLQRFIDPLDKEDEDIGLDLNEPRYMQRLQEINVVGEPFLNVNCDHLRSFDENLYRQLICYPQEVIPTFDMAANEIFFDRYPDSILEHQIQVRPYNALKTRNMRNLNPEDIDQLITISGMVIRSSQLIPEMQEAFFRCQVCAFTTRVEIDRGRIAEPSVCKNCNTTHSMALIHNRSMFSDKQMIKLQESPEDMPAGQTPHTVALFAHNDLVDKVQPGDRVNVTGIYRAVPIRVNPRVSSVKSVYKTHIDVIHYRKTDSKRLHGVDEETEQKRFTEERVEMLKELSRKADIYERLSLALAPSIYEHEDIKKGILLQLFGGSRKDFSHTGRGNFRAEINILLCGDPGTSKSQLLQYVYNLVPRGQYTSGKGSSAVGLTAYVMKDPETRQLVLQTGALVLSDNGICCIDEFDKMNESTRSVLHEVMEQQTLSIAKAGIICQLNARTSILAAANPIESQWNPKKTIIENIQLPHTLLSRFDLIFLMLDPRDEAYDRRLARHLVSLYYQSEEKMEEEYMDMAVLRDYIAYARSYVNPRLGEEAGQALIEAYVDMRKIGSGRGMISAYPRQLESLIRLAEAHAKVRFSEKVETIDVEEAKRLHREALKQSATDPRTGIVDISILTTGMSATARKRKEELAQALRKLIQSKGKAPSLKYQQLLDDLRAQSDTAVTKEMFEEALRALADEDFLTVTGKTVRLL